Proteins co-encoded in one Waddlia chondrophila WSU 86-1044 genomic window:
- a CDS encoding thioredoxin family protein — translation MKGYLFLTIFLLAALPILESSEQKNGIAWHTNYEKALQESKATSKPIFLFFTGSDWCGWCKKLENEVLNTQEFAEAIGNKMIFVVLDYPMKKNLDAKTREQNQTLKERYSIKSYPTVVLINGNEELIGTTGYLSGGGQKYAQHLIKMVQEFTAYKQKMRRPSLREYSGKELKRLYQKSQELGLAADSDKLVQAGIHSDLPHFFLTERYRILLKNGLLHSEEAAAIKEQLLVNDPNNKHLTHYQVAIAEFECLSKELESKKVNADAVVYPLVNYINQFKEKDIENTWKLDMVISQVYLDENQLEKSLKFAQDACAHAPPAIQKEISQAVNKIQEQISEVR, via the coding sequence ATGAAAGGTTATCTATTTTTAACCATCTTTCTCTTAGCTGCGCTGCCGATACTGGAGTCAAGCGAACAAAAGAACGGGATTGCATGGCACACAAATTACGAAAAAGCATTACAAGAGTCGAAAGCCACATCGAAGCCGATTTTTCTGTTTTTTACCGGCTCAGACTGGTGCGGATGGTGCAAAAAACTTGAAAATGAGGTGCTGAATACTCAGGAATTTGCAGAGGCGATTGGAAACAAAATGATTTTTGTTGTTTTAGACTATCCAATGAAAAAGAACCTCGATGCAAAAACTCGCGAACAGAACCAGACGCTAAAGGAGCGTTATTCCATCAAAAGCTACCCGACAGTTGTCTTGATCAACGGCAACGAAGAATTGATCGGAACGACAGGCTATCTCTCTGGTGGCGGACAAAAGTATGCTCAACATCTAATCAAAATGGTGCAAGAGTTCACGGCATACAAACAAAAAATGCGCAGGCCCTCCCTGCGCGAATATTCTGGAAAGGAACTGAAAAGACTCTATCAAAAATCTCAAGAACTAGGCCTTGCCGCCGACTCCGACAAACTTGTTCAAGCTGGAATCCACTCAGACCTTCCCCATTTTTTTTTGACTGAACGTTACCGCATATTGCTCAAAAACGGCCTTCTACATTCTGAAGAAGCTGCTGCGATTAAAGAGCAACTCCTTGTCAATGATCCAAACAATAAACATTTAACGCATTATCAAGTCGCCATTGCGGAATTCGAGTGCTTGAGCAAAGAATTAGAATCGAAAAAAGTCAACGCAGACGCGGTGGTCTATCCTTTAGTCAACTATATCAATCAATTTAAGGAAAAAGATATCGAAAACACTTGGAAACTGGATATGGTCATCTCTCAAGTGTATTTGGATGAAAATCAACTTGAAAAGTCCTTGAAATTTGCGCAAGACGCCTGTGCGCACGCCCCTCCTGCTATTCAAAAAGAAATCTCCCAGGCAGTTAACAAGATTCAAGAACAAATTTCAGAAGTGCGCTAA
- a CDS encoding DTW domain-containing protein — protein MTRQHHTVVLRHRKENLKKCSLTGLESRKDMCFFSYPTDILPDLSEYVLLAMNAPSLSKDDGERGLFLIDATWRYAEKMDRFVASHQQVAKRSLPSGWKTAYPRKQEDCPNPEHGLASIEALFAAYHILGWSTEGLLDHYYWKDLFIQKNEKLISFNLFE, from the coding sequence TTGACCAGGCAACACCATACTGTTGTTTTAAGGCACCGCAAGGAGAATCTTAAAAAGTGCAGCCTGACGGGATTGGAAAGTCGGAAGGATATGTGTTTTTTCAGTTATCCGACAGACATTTTGCCCGACCTATCCGAATATGTCTTGCTAGCCATGAATGCACCTTCTTTGTCCAAAGATGATGGAGAGCGAGGCTTGTTTTTGATCGATGCTACCTGGCGTTATGCGGAAAAAATGGATCGCTTTGTCGCTTCTCATCAACAGGTTGCTAAACGTAGTCTTCCGAGCGGATGGAAAACAGCGTATCCCAGAAAACAGGAAGATTGTCCAAATCCTGAGCATGGCTTGGCATCGATAGAGGCGTTGTTTGCAGCGTATCATATCCTGGGATGGTCAACAGAAGGCTTATTGGATCATTACTATTGGAAAGATTTGTTTATTCAAAAAAATGAAAAATTAATATCTTTTAATCTTTTTGAATGA
- a CDS encoding amino acid carrier protein: protein MFSFLEFFENFIWEYLGVPAVVILGITLTIQSRGFQLRNLPTVLRRFFSYFFMKTEGKGVHPIKAFFACVGGCVGVGNIVGICTAIQIGGPGALFWIWITAIIGMVVKYAEVYLGVKYRKDHGDGTYSGGPMFFLKRATAQSWIPVTVCLLLCIYGVEVYQFRVITESLSENFHLHPGFVSAALIVCVIFAGSGGVARVGHIASYLIPVFVFLFLGMGFWVLAHHLHQIPIVLSQVFSQAFTGNSAVGGAFGSAIMITVSQGVRRGCYTGDLGVGYASVIHSESEVESAEKQASLVIVDVFLDTFVICTMSVMMILTTGIWQQPMEAGMLIQTVLRDYFPGMDYFMPLFLFLLGYSTISAYFVVGLKCAEHVSKKWGVLMFNVYAVLALVLSVFFDTSQAQSVMAIAGGLLLLINSWGIWTLRKEISYAIQEEVILSTISGQEEEGISAPIS, encoded by the coding sequence GTGTTTTCTTTTCTGGAATTTTTCGAAAATTTTATTTGGGAATACCTCGGTGTGCCGGCAGTTGTGATTCTTGGAATCACATTAACGATTCAATCCCGCGGGTTTCAGCTGCGCAATCTTCCGACAGTCCTTAGGCGATTTTTCAGCTATTTCTTTATGAAGACAGAGGGGAAAGGCGTGCACCCGATCAAGGCTTTTTTTGCCTGCGTCGGAGGGTGCGTCGGCGTTGGCAATATCGTCGGAATCTGCACTGCCATTCAGATTGGCGGCCCAGGAGCGCTTTTTTGGATTTGGATAACTGCAATTATCGGCATGGTTGTTAAGTATGCGGAAGTGTACTTGGGAGTCAAATACAGAAAAGATCATGGGGACGGCACTTATTCGGGGGGACCGATGTTCTTCCTTAAGAGGGCGACTGCGCAAAGTTGGATTCCGGTCACTGTTTGTCTGCTGCTTTGCATCTATGGTGTTGAAGTCTACCAGTTCCGTGTTATCACTGAGAGTTTGTCGGAAAATTTCCATCTTCATCCGGGTTTTGTTTCTGCCGCTTTGATCGTTTGTGTGATCTTTGCCGGCAGCGGAGGGGTTGCAAGGGTTGGCCATATCGCAAGTTATTTAATACCGGTTTTTGTCTTCCTGTTTCTTGGAATGGGTTTTTGGGTTTTGGCGCATCATCTTCATCAGATTCCCATTGTTTTATCCCAGGTGTTTTCTCAGGCGTTTACGGGAAATTCAGCAGTTGGCGGCGCATTTGGAAGCGCGATCATGATCACTGTTTCTCAAGGGGTTAGAAGAGGGTGCTATACAGGAGATCTCGGCGTGGGCTACGCTTCGGTGATTCATAGCGAAAGCGAGGTGGAGTCTGCCGAGAAACAAGCCTCTTTAGTGATTGTCGATGTGTTTCTGGATACCTTCGTGATTTGCACCATGAGTGTGATGATGATCTTAACAACTGGAATCTGGCAACAGCCGATGGAAGCCGGAATGTTGATCCAAACTGTTTTGCGTGATTACTTTCCCGGGATGGACTACTTTATGCCTTTATTTCTTTTCCTTTTAGGGTATTCAACGATTTCCGCCTATTTTGTCGTCGGACTTAAGTGTGCTGAACACGTGTCTAAAAAATGGGGCGTATTGATGTTTAACGTCTACGCAGTTCTGGCGCTTGTTCTTTCTGTGTTTTTCGATACCTCGCAAGCACAATCTGTAATGGCGATTGCTGGCGGTTTGCTGTTGTTGATCAACAGTTGGGGGATATGGACGCTGCGCAAAGAGATCTCTTATGCAATTCAGGAAGAGGTCATTCTTTCCACGATCTCCGGCCAAGAAGAAGAGGGGATTTCAGCTCCGATCAGTTGA
- a CDS encoding adenosine kinase: MTKIREVLGVGTPILDHLISVDPSFLKTIQGKPYGMELVSYDEMISIIENSGSIPLQIAGGSCCNTIKGLASLGHACALTGKIGLDLTGEKVINELKKSRVEPLVCYNGSPTAHVACLITPDGKRTCRSFMGAGGEMTPEDLDPKYFQGVKLVHIEGYSLLVPGLTKQAMKYAKEAGALISFDMGSFEIVKEFQSSLYELLSEYVSILFSNEEETRSFTGKDPKEGCKVLSSLCQTAAVMVGKNGCWIGSGEELFHSSAFPTVPLDTTGAGDLFASGFLHGMLKGLPLKECARYGAITGAAVVQLIGAEIPSSSWPEIVERMTSS, encoded by the coding sequence ATGACTAAAATACGTGAAGTTTTGGGAGTAGGCACCCCCATCCTTGATCATTTAATCTCAGTAGATCCCTCCTTTTTAAAAACAATTCAGGGAAAGCCATACGGCATGGAATTGGTTTCTTACGACGAAATGATTTCCATCATTGAGAACAGCGGATCTATCCCTCTTCAAATCGCCGGAGGCAGCTGCTGCAATACAATCAAAGGTCTAGCCTCTTTGGGCCACGCATGCGCCTTAACCGGAAAAATCGGTCTGGATTTGACTGGTGAAAAAGTGATCAACGAACTGAAGAAATCCAGAGTCGAACCTCTTGTCTGCTACAACGGATCTCCGACAGCTCATGTTGCCTGCTTAATCACTCCGGATGGGAAACGCACCTGCCGTTCATTTATGGGTGCCGGAGGCGAAATGACGCCTGAAGACCTTGACCCCAAATATTTTCAAGGAGTGAAGCTCGTCCACATTGAAGGGTATTCCTTACTCGTTCCAGGTTTAACAAAACAAGCGATGAAATATGCAAAAGAGGCCGGAGCTCTTATTTCATTCGACATGGGAAGCTTTGAGATTGTTAAAGAGTTTCAAAGCAGCCTATACGAACTGCTCTCCGAATATGTTTCCATTCTCTTTTCTAATGAAGAAGAAACGCGCTCTTTTACCGGAAAAGACCCCAAAGAAGGGTGTAAAGTCTTGAGCTCGCTTTGTCAAACAGCAGCTGTCATGGTAGGAAAAAACGGTTGCTGGATAGGAAGCGGAGAAGAGCTCTTCCACTCCTCTGCTTTTCCAACTGTCCCCTTAGACACAACCGGTGCCGGCGACCTCTTTGCCAGCGGTTTTCTGCACGGGATGCTCAAGGGGCTTCCATTAAAAGAATGCGCCCGATACGGAGCGATCACCGGCGCAGCAGTTGTTCAACTGATCGGAGCTGAAATCCCCTCTTCTTCTTGGCCGGAGATCGTGGAAAGAATGACCTCTTCCTGA
- the pgsA gene encoding CDP-diacylglycerol--glycerol-3-phosphate 3-phosphatidyltransferase: MNIAHYFTFFRIFISPIFLLIYIAHAQLGISDIALPYILIFLLSMSEFSDAFDGYIARKTNQVTDLGKILDPMADSIYRISVFLTFTLEPIRVPMILIFVFLYRDSVISTLRTICALRGFTLAARFSGKLKAVIQAIAAFAILILMIPHSLGILSTQTLHLASSWIVGIAAAYALLSGFEYLHANRKHITKLLTNHD, from the coding sequence ATGAATATTGCTCATTATTTTACTTTTTTTCGCATCTTTATCAGCCCAATCTTTCTGTTGATTTATATTGCTCATGCTCAACTGGGCATTAGTGATATTGCCCTCCCCTACATCCTAATTTTTTTGCTGAGCATGTCAGAATTTTCCGATGCATTCGACGGCTATATCGCTCGTAAAACAAATCAAGTCACAGATTTAGGAAAAATTCTTGACCCCATGGCTGACAGCATCTATCGCATTTCTGTTTTTTTAACCTTTACTCTAGAGCCAATCCGTGTACCGATGATCCTCATATTTGTTTTCCTTTACAGAGACTCTGTCATCAGTACACTTCGCACCATCTGTGCGCTGCGTGGATTTACCCTTGCAGCCCGTTTCAGCGGCAAGCTTAAAGCTGTCATTCAAGCAATTGCTGCATTTGCCATCTTGATTCTGATGATTCCTCATTCTCTTGGGATTTTAAGCACTCAAACACTGCATTTGGCGAGCTCTTGGATTGTGGGAATTGCCGCAGCTTATGCCCTGCTTTCAGGGTTTGAATATTTGCACGCCAATCGCAAGCACATCACCAAACTTTTAACAAATCATGACTAA
- a CDS encoding ribose-phosphate diphosphokinase → MAENFPKAILFSGTSHPKLAKGISDNLGIELGRVALDHFPDGEISVQIQENVRGRDVFIVQTVALDPNNYLMELLIMIDALKRASSQSITVVIPYFGYARQDRKDRPRVPITAKLVANLLQNAGASRLLTMDLHTDQLQGFFDIPVDNLYARPCIVEGVKRDLDPSNLVVVTPDIGSVKLAKAYAQQLGVDFAIVDKHRCDSSTIDVVTLIGDVKGKDVLLADDMCSTAGTLVSAAKVCREKGANRIFAAVTHGLFVGSAVEKIENSPIEVLYMSNTIPYTERLDGAEKIRTVSVANLFGQAIHCILSRESISSLFKLDCSAEPSLSRS, encoded by the coding sequence ATGGCCGAAAATTTTCCGAAGGCAATCCTTTTTTCCGGAACTTCTCATCCGAAGCTGGCAAAAGGGATTTCGGATAATTTGGGAATCGAACTTGGTCGAGTGGCTTTGGATCACTTTCCTGATGGAGAAATTTCTGTTCAAATTCAGGAAAACGTACGCGGGAGGGATGTCTTTATTGTACAAACCGTCGCTTTGGATCCGAATAATTACTTGATGGAGTTGCTGATCATGATCGACGCTTTGAAGCGTGCTTCTTCTCAGTCCATTACTGTTGTTATCCCTTATTTTGGGTATGCCAGACAGGACAGAAAAGACAGGCCTAGAGTGCCGATTACGGCTAAATTGGTTGCAAATCTTCTTCAAAATGCCGGGGCATCCCGTCTATTGACGATGGATCTGCACACCGATCAACTGCAAGGCTTTTTCGACATTCCTGTCGATAATTTGTATGCGAGACCCTGTATTGTTGAGGGGGTCAAGCGCGATCTTGACCCGTCTAATCTGGTCGTTGTCACTCCCGATATCGGAAGTGTCAAGCTCGCGAAGGCTTATGCTCAGCAATTAGGCGTTGATTTTGCAATTGTCGATAAACATCGATGCGACTCTTCAACGATTGATGTGGTCACATTGATTGGGGATGTAAAAGGAAAAGATGTTCTTCTCGCTGACGATATGTGCTCTACAGCAGGCACTTTGGTGTCAGCAGCGAAAGTTTGCCGAGAGAAGGGCGCCAATCGGATTTTCGCAGCTGTGACGCACGGTTTATTCGTTGGTTCAGCTGTTGAAAAAATTGAAAATAGTCCGATTGAAGTGCTGTATATGAGTAATACCATACCATATACCGAACGTTTAGACGGAGCTGAAAAAATTCGCACCGTCTCCGTCGCGAATCTCTTTGGGCAAGCGATTCACTGCATTTTGTCTCGCGAGTCTATCTCTTCCTTGTTCAAGCTCGATTGCAGCGCTGAGCCATCTCTCAGTCGCAGCTAA
- a CDS encoding 50S ribosomal protein L25/general stress protein Ctc, giving the protein MKLKFEQRTAEKKSDSRSLRNLGKIPAVLYVRGKDSEAIAVDAADFETVLRTVKKGRLSTTKLALVDGTGKERNVLVKDIQYHVTTYNVLHLDFEELLDNVKIKVKVPIECVGEVDCVGIKLGGVLRRVIRYLRVHCLPKDLPEFFKMDVKTLGLKESRKLSDLEIPETVRPLMDLNEVAVTIAKR; this is encoded by the coding sequence ATGAAACTGAAGTTTGAACAGAGAACCGCTGAAAAGAAAAGCGATTCTAGAAGTCTTCGCAATCTAGGGAAAATTCCTGCTGTGCTTTATGTCCGCGGCAAGGATTCAGAAGCGATTGCGGTTGATGCAGCCGATTTTGAAACGGTCTTGAGAACAGTTAAAAAAGGGCGTTTGTCGACAACAAAGTTGGCGCTTGTGGATGGAACCGGCAAAGAGAGAAATGTTTTAGTCAAAGATATTCAATATCATGTCACGACATACAATGTGTTGCACCTCGATTTTGAGGAGTTGCTTGACAATGTCAAAATCAAAGTCAAAGTGCCGATTGAGTGTGTTGGGGAAGTGGATTGCGTAGGAATTAAGTTAGGTGGAGTTCTCCGTCGGGTGATCCGTTATTTGCGTGTGCATTGCTTGCCAAAGGATTTACCGGAATTTTTCAAAATGGATGTGAAAACTCTTGGTTTGAAGGAATCGCGAAAGCTTTCGGATTTGGAGATTCCTGAAACTGTCAGGCCTTTGATGGATCTGAATGAAGTTGCGGTAACAATCGCTAAGAGATAA
- the pth gene encoding aminoacyl-tRNA hydrolase — MTEKEQKAVVFVGLGNPGSKYAMTRHNMGFLLIESFARLHGVILKEEKKLQAKTGKCQIGEWTVHLLMPLTYMNLSGQAVGRFINYFKLTTDNVVVVTDDVAIPFGELRLREKGSAGGHNGLKSVEQHLGSHCYTRLRVGIGRGVDPSQELSDYVLDPFNKSEMEQLPSLLNQGVKALELLLKDSLQNAMNVVNSKLKPQEEIQNG; from the coding sequence GTGACGGAAAAAGAGCAAAAAGCAGTTGTATTCGTTGGATTGGGAAATCCTGGTTCAAAATACGCAATGACCCGTCACAATATGGGGTTTCTCCTGATCGAGAGCTTTGCCCGCCTTCATGGAGTTATCCTAAAAGAAGAGAAGAAATTACAAGCTAAAACAGGTAAATGCCAGATTGGCGAATGGACTGTTCATCTGTTAATGCCGCTGACTTATATGAATCTCAGTGGACAGGCGGTCGGAAGATTCATCAATTATTTTAAGCTCACTACAGACAATGTTGTCGTGGTGACAGATGACGTTGCGATCCCGTTTGGAGAGTTGCGGCTTAGGGAAAAAGGGTCTGCGGGCGGACACAACGGTTTAAAAAGTGTCGAACAGCACTTAGGAAGCCATTGTTATACTCGGTTGCGCGTGGGCATAGGGCGTGGGGTTGATCCCAGCCAAGAGCTCAGTGATTATGTCCTGGACCCGTTTAACAAGAGTGAGATGGAGCAGTTGCCTTCCTTGTTAAATCAAGGAGTCAAGGCTTTGGAGCTCTTGTTGAAAGATTCTTTGCAGAACGCAATGAACGTCGTCAATAGCAAGTTAAAACCCCAAGAGGAAATACAAAATGGGTGA
- the rpsF gene encoding 30S ribosomal protein S6 translates to MGENKQNLYEGMYIISATLSEDARSKALERVQNEITSRGGEIHKVHEQGKKRMAYEIDGHREGHYYVIYFSVSPAAISEVWNEYHLHEDLVRFITLRTEKVLEKIEFKALAESQ, encoded by the coding sequence ATGGGTGAAAATAAGCAAAATTTATACGAAGGGATGTATATCATCAGCGCGACCTTAAGCGAAGATGCGCGCAGTAAAGCTCTGGAAAGAGTGCAAAATGAGATCACATCACGTGGTGGTGAGATTCACAAGGTTCACGAACAGGGGAAGAAGCGGATGGCTTACGAGATCGACGGTCATCGTGAAGGGCATTATTATGTCATTTACTTTAGCGTGTCTCCGGCAGCCATCTCAGAAGTTTGGAATGAATACCATCTTCATGAAGACTTGGTTCGTTTTATTACGTTGAGAACGGAAAAAGTATTAGAAAAAATTGAATTCAAGGCTTTGGCCGAATCCCAATAA
- the rpsR gene encoding 30S ribosomal protein S18, with product MTGGRPRRKKRCPFTTAGVKEIDYKNIEQLSKFITERGKILPRRITGVSAHHQRMLSTAIKRARHMALLPFVAE from the coding sequence ATGACTGGTGGCCGGCCACGTAGAAAGAAGCGTTGTCCTTTCACGACTGCCGGTGTGAAGGAGATCGACTACAAAAATATTGAACAACTTTCAAAATTCATCACCGAGCGGGGAAAAATTCTGCCGCGCCGAATTACCGGTGTATCAGCGCATCATCAAAGGATGCTTTCCACTGCAATTAAACGAGCAAGACACATGGCGCTTTTGCCGTTTGTCGCGGAATAA
- the rplI gene encoding 50S ribosomal protein L9 — protein sequence MATQLLLIEDVEDLGRSGDVVSVKPGYARNFILPKGLGIIADKNALRMQARLQEERQKRAAEDRSEAEALAKVIEGATLTAVVKVDAEGHMYGSVASLDIVHLMQEQKSILIEKKNVQLKHPIKTTGVHQIPLRLKEGVEASFTLKVISEEGEQTAPAEETQEEPKE from the coding sequence ATGGCAACACAACTATTACTCATCGAAGATGTCGAAGATCTTGGTAGAAGCGGCGACGTGGTTAGCGTTAAGCCTGGTTATGCTCGCAATTTCATCCTACCCAAAGGTTTAGGGATTATTGCTGATAAAAATGCTTTGCGTATGCAAGCGCGTTTGCAAGAAGAAAGACAAAAAAGAGCAGCTGAAGACCGTTCTGAGGCTGAGGCGCTTGCTAAGGTGATCGAAGGAGCGACTCTGACTGCGGTTGTCAAGGTGGACGCGGAAGGACACATGTACGGTTCCGTTGCTTCGTTAGACATTGTGCACTTGATGCAGGAGCAGAAGAGCATTTTAATCGAGAAGAAAAATGTTCAGTTGAAGCATCCAATCAAAACAACAGGTGTACATCAAATTCCTCTAAGGTTAAAAGAAGGTGTAGAAGCTTCTTTTACATTGAAGGTGATTTCTGAAGAAGGAGAGCAAACAGCTCCAGCTGAAGAAACTCAAGAAGAGCCGAAAGAGTGA
- the rfaD gene encoding ADP-glyceromanno-heptose 6-epimerase, with translation MNVDDLIIVTGAAGFIGASVVRHLNDNGRKNIILIDNLEKTEKWQNLIGKSFIDIIPIENCFDWLKGKESEIGGFIHLGACSSTVEKNADYLLDNNYRFSVKLAEYALSHNHRFIYASSAATYGNGSKGFSDDHSKLETLEPLNMYGYSKHLFDLWAKKNGVLDRVVGLKYFNVFGPNEAHKGRMASAIVHLLSQVQREGEVRLFQSSEPEKFADGDQCRDFIYIKDAVRMTCAFFNNDAGGIFNIGTGKAGTWNQIAHALFKALDKEPKIEYIEMPEDLIGKYQNYTRADMSKTAGVLGQSALCEPLEASVIDYVRNYLLTGKKW, from the coding sequence ATGAATGTTGATGATCTGATTATTGTAACTGGGGCAGCAGGCTTCATCGGTGCATCTGTTGTGAGGCATTTAAATGACAATGGCCGCAAGAACATTATTCTTATCGATAATTTAGAAAAAACTGAGAAATGGCAAAATCTCATTGGCAAATCCTTTATCGACATTATTCCCATTGAAAATTGCTTTGATTGGTTGAAGGGAAAAGAGTCTGAAATTGGCGGGTTTATCCATTTGGGGGCGTGTTCCAGTACTGTTGAGAAAAACGCCGATTATCTTCTTGATAACAATTACCGTTTTTCTGTGAAGCTGGCTGAATATGCGCTTAGCCATAATCACCGCTTTATTTACGCTTCATCGGCGGCAACCTATGGAAATGGTTCTAAAGGATTTTCCGATGACCATTCAAAACTTGAAACGCTTGAGCCATTGAATATGTATGGCTATTCCAAGCATCTTTTCGATTTGTGGGCTAAGAAAAACGGGGTGTTGGACCGGGTTGTCGGTTTAAAATATTTCAATGTTTTCGGCCCGAATGAAGCGCACAAAGGAAGGATGGCCTCAGCGATTGTCCATCTTTTATCCCAGGTGCAAAGGGAAGGAGAGGTTCGTCTGTTTCAGTCATCGGAGCCTGAAAAGTTTGCTGATGGCGATCAGTGCCGAGACTTCATCTATATCAAGGACGCTGTCAGGATGACATGCGCATTCTTTAATAACGATGCTGGTGGGATTTTTAATATAGGTACAGGCAAGGCCGGCACTTGGAATCAGATTGCGCATGCTCTTTTTAAAGCGCTGGATAAAGAGCCTAAGATCGAATATATCGAGATGCCTGAAGATCTGATCGGCAAATACCAAAACTACACGCGGGCGGACATGAGCAAAACAGCGGGAGTTCTGGGGCAGAGCGCCTTATGCGAGCCGTTGGAGGCAAGTGTGATCGATTACGTAAGAAATTACCTTCTAACCGGAAAAAAATGGTAA
- the rfaE1 gene encoding D-glycero-beta-D-manno-heptose-7-phosphate kinase: MVNLFSSFRRLSKQSVMVIGDLMLDTYTIGKASRISPEAPVPVLHVQAEEHRPGGAGNVALNLAAMGAETLMVGRVGADDHGKILIDSLKREGVQTHGIWIQTGCQTPVKNRVIADNQQMVRVDYETALPLHEAIEQQIIEALPTLLESIKVVAISDYGKGMITKTLMAAVIEECLQRNIPIIADPKGIDFTKYRKATVVKPNLGEVYAAANLPMDAPLEAAAQRVLEITQAEVLMVTRSEEGISLFYQSGKREDFPVRAREVVDVTGAGDTVLAMLTVALANQLTVSDATRLSNVAAGVAVSHFGCARVTLAELARQLLSEDVGNKVFDEEHLFALQEALKGREFAILSLSSKGGIGTDLFEAIRKVAQKKSWDLVVHIEDENPSPIFVDVIASLHDVDYIIVKRGGLEYVSKLLFADEIFSFS; this comes from the coding sequence ATGGTAAATCTTTTTAGTTCTTTTCGCCGCTTAAGCAAGCAGTCGGTCATGGTAATTGGCGATTTGATGTTAGACACCTATACGATTGGGAAAGCAAGCCGCATTTCTCCAGAGGCGCCGGTTCCTGTTTTGCATGTCCAAGCGGAGGAACACAGACCTGGTGGTGCAGGAAATGTTGCTCTTAACCTAGCAGCGATGGGTGCTGAGACATTGATGGTCGGCCGTGTAGGCGCAGACGATCATGGAAAGATCCTGATTGATTCGCTTAAAAGGGAGGGAGTGCAGACGCATGGAATTTGGATTCAGACAGGTTGCCAGACTCCTGTGAAGAATCGGGTGATCGCCGATAATCAGCAGATGGTACGGGTGGACTATGAGACTGCGCTGCCGTTGCATGAGGCGATTGAACAGCAGATCATTGAAGCGCTTCCCACTCTTCTTGAGTCGATTAAAGTGGTTGCGATTTCCGATTATGGAAAAGGAATGATTACGAAAACGTTGATGGCGGCTGTGATTGAAGAGTGTTTGCAACGGAACATCCCAATTATCGCTGATCCCAAGGGGATTGACTTTACCAAATATCGAAAAGCGACAGTGGTTAAGCCAAACCTTGGAGAGGTGTATGCAGCAGCGAATCTGCCAATGGATGCACCTTTAGAGGCTGCAGCGCAGAGAGTGCTTGAGATTACGCAGGCGGAAGTGTTGATGGTGACAAGATCGGAAGAGGGGATCTCTCTTTTTTACCAATCTGGTAAGCGGGAGGATTTTCCTGTCCGCGCTCGAGAAGTGGTTGATGTGACAGGGGCGGGAGATACGGTGTTGGCAATGTTGACAGTTGCTTTGGCGAATCAGCTCACCGTTTCGGATGCGACGCGTCTTTCAAATGTTGCTGCTGGAGTTGCGGTTTCCCATTTTGGCTGTGCACGCGTGACGCTTGCTGAGTTAGCAAGGCAGTTACTTAGCGAAGATGTTGGCAATAAGGTATTTGATGAGGAGCATCTGTTTGCGCTGCAGGAGGCGTTGAAGGGAAGAGAATTTGCGATTTTATCGCTCTCTTCTAAAGGGGGGATTGGAACAGATCTATTTGAAGCGATTCGCAAGGTGGCCCAGAAGAAGTCTTGGGATTTAGTTGTGCATATTGAAGACGAGAATCCGAGTCCCATTTTTGTCGATGTCATTGCTTCACTGCATGATGTGGACTATATTATTGTGAAGAGAGGTGGTTTGGAGTATGTCAGCAAACTGCTTTTTGCTGATGAAATTTTTTCTTTTTCTTAA
- a CDS encoding transposase, with product MKRRKWTPELKTKIILEGLRGRPLAEICTEYEISQAQFYQWKDCFLNNASRAFEKGKSDQKEARLQKQNNRLKQVVADLTLELKKNDEEWYL from the coding sequence ATGAAACGAAGAAAATGGACTCCTGAATTAAAAACAAAAATTATATTGGAAGGATTAAGGGGTCGTCCCCTTGCCGAAATTTGCACTGAATACGAAATAAGTCAGGCTCAGTTCTACCAATGGAAGGACTGTTTTCTAAACAATGCGAGCCGAGCGTTTGAAAAAGGAAAATCAGACCAAAAGGAAGCACGTCTTCAGAAGCAAAACAATCGTTTGAAACAAGTGGTTGCAGATCTTACTCTCGAGTTAAAAAAAAACGACGAGGAGTGGTATCTGTGA